DNA from Halorarum salinum:
GCCTCCCCGCGCTGCGTTTCGATCTCGTAGTCGCCGTAGGCCTCGACCAGTTCATCCGTCGTCGTTGGATAGTCGTGGGTTTCGAGCACTTCATCGAGGTCACCTAGCCGCTCGCCAGGGTCGCCTCGCATCGGTTCGTCTTCATCGGCGCGGTTACGTGCTTCCTCCACCTCCCGCTTTTGCTGGCGTCGCTCTTCGTCGTCCGCTTGCTTGTCTCGGCCCTGTTTGTCGTCTGCCATCCCGCGCAATAGGAGACCGACTCGGATAACGGTGTGGTCACTCGCGGACGTGGGCGGCGCGACCTCGGCCGACCGATCCCACCCGGACCGGCGGGCGAACGACGCCCGGACGCGGACGTACGGCGGAACCGTTCGAGAAGCGGGCGAATCTCGTCGGGTTCACGGCAACGCGGACACGAGCAACGGATGATACGGTGGAACGGATTCGAACCGGCGGTGGGTAGCTTACGAGGAATGCGCCGCAGTCGGTGCCCTGGAAACTGTCCGCAAAGCGAATGGGTCGGGGCGGATTCGAACCGCCGGCCTGCTCCGTGTGAAGGAGCCGTCATAACCGGACTA
Protein-coding regions in this window:
- a CDS encoding DUF5789 family protein, which codes for MADDKQGRDKQADDEERRQQKREVEEARNRADEDEPMRGDPGERLGDLDEVLETHDYPTTTDELVEAYGDYEIETQRGEASLEEVLAPTDNQTYDSADDVRSRLLGLIHR